Within Halorussus sp. MSC15.2, the genomic segment GAGTTCCTCGAACGCGACGTGGACAACGTGGTCGGCTACTTCCGGCGGAAGTACCCCCAACTCGTGCCGGACGTGGACGTTTCCGCACTCTCGGCGACTCTCGCGGACGGAACGTTCGGGTCCGCCCGCGACCACGCGTCAGAAGACTAACGACACGACCGCCAGCACGAGGAAGAGTATCACCAGCCACTTGGCGACGTCCATCGAGAGTCCCGCGACCCCGCCCGCACCGAGCGCTCCGGCGATGATGGCGAGAACGAAGAAGGCGATGGCGAGTTCGAGAATCGCCATGCTATCGACCCCCGAGATACCG encodes:
- a CDS encoding DUF1328 family protein gives rise to the protein MLELAIAFFVLAIIAGALGAGGVAGLSMDVAKWLVILFLVLAVVSLVF